A DNA window from Impatiens glandulifera chromosome 7, dImpGla2.1, whole genome shotgun sequence contains the following coding sequences:
- the LOC124910300 gene encoding NADH dehydrogenase [ubiquinone] 1 beta subcomplex subunit 3-B-like has translation MGKPLGPTGEFFKRRDEWRKHPMLSNQFRHAFPGLGIAVVAFSIYCVGEYAYDKIYAPSHSHSSSSHSH, from the coding sequence atgGGAAAGCCACTAGGTCCTACAGGAGAATTCTTCAAAAGAAGGGATGAATGGAGGAAGCATCCGATGTTATCGAACCAGTTCCGACACGCATTTCCTGGCCTAGGCATAGCCGTCGTCGCCTTTAGCATCTACTGCGTTGGCGAGTATGCTTACGATAAGATCTACGCCCCTTCGCACTCTCATTCCTCCTCTTCTCACTCTCACTGA